In Aricia agestis chromosome 16, ilAriAges1.1, whole genome shotgun sequence, one genomic interval encodes:
- the LOC121734618 gene encoding G-protein coupled receptor moody-like, translating to MAGLNDSVNVTDDLDVELFQGYPPGLLEYATASCIILMFIGIPGNLVTIIALANYRKVRNATAIFIMNLSLSDLLFCCFILPLSASTFSHRSWIHGSILCYMFPFARYALVAVSLLTICAITINRYIIIAHPRLYPKLYTSRNIGIMIAIIWIFSFGMLATTCFAKWGRFGLDTRIGSCSILPDDKNRSPKKILFLTAFSITCTAIVVCYTRIFFIVRKTTKNTLRTERKVPNDDTSTSSEISTSALVKLNIPEASTTVTEVASTRSSASPGLQRTVTIKVERRDGKRVENKSDPSELRRTALRRSMAMLKMSLPTRKDRRLGTLILAIMISFCVCHLPITVTKLLREGKPSPGLNIASYILIFLSSSINPIIYVVMSNEYRKAYKHLLKLRRRKEKFSLNA from the exons ATGGCAGGACTAAATGACAGTGTGAACGTGACAGATGACCTGGATGTGGAACTGTTCCAAGGTTATCCACCTGGACTGCTGGAGTACGCGACGGCGTCCTGCATAATCCTCATGTTTATTGGCATCCCTGGAAACCTGGTGACCATCATCGCCCTGGCAAACTATAGGAAG GTTCGGAATGCGACTGCCATATTCATCATGAACTTGTCGTTGTCTGATCTGCTGTTTTGCTGTTTCATTCTACCGCTGTCCGCTTCGACGTTTTCTCACCGGTCCTGGATTCATGGATCCATTTTATGCTATATGTTCCCTTTTGCAAGATATGCTTTGGTAGCGGTTTCCTTACTCACTATATGTGCTATCACAATCAATAGGTACATCATAATTGCGCACCCGAGACTGTATCCAAA GTTATATACATCGAGGAACATAGGCATCATGATTGCCATCATTTGGATTTTCTCTTTCGGAATGCTAGCCACTACTTGTTTCGCGAAATGGGGACGATTCGGCTTGGATACAAGAATCGGATCCTGTTCAATACTACCCGATGATAAAAACAGATCACCgaagaaaatattgtttctgACAGCATTTTCCATCACATGCACTGCTATAGTAGTATGCTACACGAGAATATTCTTCATAGTCCGGAAAACAACTAAGAACACCTTGAGAACGGAAAGAAAAGTTCCAAACGATGATACGTCTACATCAAGTGAAATTTCTACTTCTGCGCTTGTTAAACTAAACATCCCAGAAGCGAGTACTACTGTGACTGAAGTAGCAAGCACCAGAAGTTCCGCAAGCCCAGGCTTACAAAGAACTGTTACGATTAAAGTGGAAAGACGGGATGGTAAGAGAGTGGAGAATAAATCCGATCCATCTGAACTGAGACGGACAGCGCTAAGGAGGTCCATGGCTATGCTTAAGATGTCTTTACCGACGAGAAAGGATAGGAGATTAGGGACATTAATTCTCGCAATAATGATCTCTTTCTGTGTGTGCCATTTGCCCATAACAGTAACAAAACTGTTGAGGGAAGGAAAGCCATCACCAGGACTAAACATTGCTTCTTATATTCTCATATTCTTATCCTCTAGTATCAATCCAATAATTTATGTCGTCATGTCGAACGAGTATCGAAAGGCGTATAAACATTTGCTGAAACTTCGCCGACGAAAGGAGAAGTTTAGTTTGAATGCGTAA